The genomic stretch ACATCGCGCCTAGAGTATTTTTCATATAGTACAAATGGAGAATTCTTCGCCTGATCTACAGAATATTTTTCTTTATATCTTCTAAGCCCTACTTCTACGATATCATTTACTTGTTTATAAAATTCCTTGTGTCTCAAACGATCAGCAAAACCTTTAAGTCTCTTAAGCAAGCTATCTTCATCATAATATATAATATCAATATGACTGTACTTTTTAAGCTCGTCTTCGTTGCTCACAAATTTACCCTTAAGTACTTCGATCGCATTTTCAAAGGAATGCATTTCAATTTCATAGCCATAAGACATTCGGAACTCTTGTTTTATTTGATCCAGATTAATCACATCATTATCTAATAAATATTTTAATATTTCAAGCTCATATGGCCTTGCTCCACTGAGAATTGTCTTTGACAAGTACTCCAGAGTAATCAATTCTTGTTCCGTTACTTCTCCTAAATATAGCTCCTTCTCAACCGACTCCAAAAAGCTTTGATACGTCTTATATTCCCGAATAATTAGTAGTGGATCAATCTCTCCATTTTCATAGAAATCAAGGAGATAAGGTACTCTACCTATTTTATTTTTTAAAGAAATATAACTTTCTTTGATGATGGATTTCATACCCTTAATCTTATCAATGGAAGAAAAAATCTTATCCTTTGCAATCTCATCAAAATGAACCGTAGAAGATCCAGGAATTGTACTGTTACCACTAATCACATATTTACGAATAGTATCTGGATTATAAGAACGATCACCGGATAAGGCAATTGGTATCATAAAGTTATTGTTATAATTTCCAATAAAATCAAGAATAACAACATATTCTTTCTCTTCGGCTTTTCTAAGTCCCCTTCCAAGTTGCTGAATAAATACGATTGGCGACTGCGTAGGACGAAGCATAATTACCTGATTCACTTCTACAATATCTACACCTTCATTTAATATTTCAACAGAAAAAATATAATCCAGAGGTTGTCTCACTTCAGAAGACTGGTCCGCGTCCATTGCTAGTCTTTCAAATGCATCCTGACGTTCCTCCTCAGATGCATTTCCATTCAAGGCAATTGTTCTGTATAATTCCCCAGTTGCTGGATTTATTATCTGATTGAATTTTTCAGAGAGAATTTCCGATTCATCTATTCTGGAACAAAATATTAACCCCTTTACACGATCACCACTATATCCATAGTAATTAGCCTTCCTTATAATGTGTCGAACACGTTCATCTCCAACCAATTGATTAAAATCTTTTCCCGATATCTTTTTCGTGTTAATCTGCTTTTCATCCAACATAGAAATATCAGTAATTCCAAAATAATGAAATGTACAAAGCATATTTTCTTCCATCGCCTGTTGAAGACGGATCTCATATGCAATCTGATGATTAAATATCTCATAAATATTCTTCCCATAGGTTGCATCATCTCGTTTATCTGGTGTTGCTGTCATACCAAGCCATAGCTTTGGTTTAAAATAGTTCATCACCTTCTGATAGGTATCAGCAGACGTGTGATGCGCCTCATCCAAAATAATACAATCAAATGTCTTTGAGTCATACTTCAACAAATGTGCGTCTCGATTTAATGTTTGTATGGTAGCAAAAACATAATCACAGTTATATTCACTATATCCAGCTCCAACTAATCCCATGGAAACTGACTTAGCAAATACTTTTTCATAAGATTTTTTAGTCTGACGTGCAAGTTGTCCTCTGTGAACCAAAAACAAGACCTTTTTAAATCCCAACTCACGCATAGCAAATGCGGAGGCATATGTCTTTCCTGTTCCCGTTGCTGAAATCAAAAGTGCTCTTTCTTCGCCAGTTTCAATAATTTTTCTTAGGTTTGCAATAAACCCCACCTGCATATTGTTCGGATGCAATTGATATTTATCTATTGTTGATATTTCATCTTGTTTTGCAATTTTACGCTGATGTTTAATAATTTGATATCGTTCTTTATAGTTCTCGTAAAACTCATCATAGTTGAGTGCATATTTTGAGTTCCAAAGTTCCTTAAATTCTGAAATAACCTCAATCGCAAGCCCACCCTGGTCCGTAGATACCAGTTTTGTATTCCATTCTCTGTTACTTGTCAATGCTGACCTTGTTATATTTGAACTGCCGATAATAATTCGATAGATTTCTTCCTTTTTAAAAATATATCCTTTTGTATGAAAACCTTCTTTTGCAGCTTCAACATCATACATCTTAATTGTAATATTCTTAAGTCTATTTAATTTATCTAATGCCATTGGCTCACTGAAATTCAAGTAGTTGGTTGTAAGTATCTCTCCCGGAATATTTTTCTTCTCGAGTTCCTCTAATGTCTGAAGAAGAGGTGTAAGTCCACCCATCGTAATAAATGCCACACTAATTTGGAACTGATCGCATACCAAAAGCTCATCCTCAATGGATGAGATGACTTTCTTGCCTTCTTTGTAATTATTTGAAACAAATTGCGGCTTATATGCTAGATTAGATGAGAATGTTCCATCTATGTATGCTGTTTCAAATCCATTTCTTATTTCTGCTAATTTTTCATTTGTCATTTAACTAGTCCCCTTTTATTAAATCTGGTTCCCTTGTCTCCTTGATGGATCAATCATAGACTGGCTGTATGTTTTTTTCTAGTATAATATAGAATTCTACTTGGAAATTTTCTTTTCTATAAAGTTCTTTCTACCTTTGATGCGTTGCCAGGTAGATCGTTTAATGCCTAAGATACTGCTAAGATGAAAATGAAATTCTAAAACGGAATAACGTCAGTTTTGATTCAAATAAAAAGTCATCGACTGATTGAACGTCTTTGAATAAATAGTACACCTTTTACCCACTTCCTCAATAATTTCTGGTATTTTATCTCTGACTAGTTTATTATGTACTTTCATTTATGCTATGTTCCAGATTTCGTATCCTTGCCTCTTTGCAGAGTCATAAACTGGTCGCATATTCTTTTCTAAAATTCTATGAAACTCCTCCTTGGAATTCCCCACTCTGTACAGTTCCTGATTCGCCCATATGGAATGTAAATTATCTCTATAACATGCTTCATATAGTTTGTGAACTCCTGGCTTCTCTTGTATCAATGCGTATAAAATATACTGATTATCAGCAAATCTTCCAAAGAATAAATCCCACTGTGGAAGTTTGTTACTTTTCTTGGAATTCCATGATGAATCCATAGGCATCAAATTCCATAATTCATCATTCATCACAAAAGACCATGGAATAAAATGGTCCATATCATAATTCAATCGATCTATTTCTTCATTCTTAAACACATCCACTACTGGATGTAAATGCAATACAGCTTCCCAAAGTTTGCGTACATTATTAAGTTTTCTCATCTTTTCGTCCATTGGTGCCATTTTATACACTAATCCTGGAACATCCGGATTATTATTCTGTAGCCATTTAATTTTTTCTAATTGTATCCACCCCAATATAGCTACTGTACTATCTTGAATCATTTGAATCCAACCACTATTAAATATAATTGTTCGATTTAAGCCATTCTCACCATCAAATACATAAGGTAAAAGAATTTCAGATTGACTTAACTTGTTGTAATATGCCATCATTCTCCCTGCACTACTATTCAAGTCAATTTTCTCTGTTCCACGGTTGGCAAAACCTGACAAAGCTTTATACGGAACATTTTTTGTAAGTTCCATTTTATATACGCGTAATTCTTTATCCTCAGCATATTCTATAAGCTTATTCTTAATTTGAACCTTGTTAGCATTATTAGGCAAATTGCTTAATTTAAAAAGTCTAAGTACCGCCTTCTCAAGATTATCCTTTATGACACCATCTCCAAATAATCCGCTCAAATGAAGATGAAATTCAAGTACTGAATACCATGCATTTATAATCATCTCATCGATAATTTCTTCATATGTTGCTTGCGTCTTATCTTCTGCTATTAGTTGCACAATAGCTTCGAGCCAATAGAACTTATAGCAGAATGATGGATCCTTCATCATTCTTGAGAATCCCTCTATATCAAGAGTATTATAATACTTTTCATCAAGAAACAAATCATCCAACATTTCACCTTCTCTCAAAATAACATGTAATAAACTTAACTTTATTTCATTTTTTCTTTCCTTGGGTCTTCTGGTTTTTTAGAATCAGCAGGTATCAACCAAGTTTTACCCTTTATCATTGCACCGTCTAATCTTCCTTCTTTGCAATAGATGCCAACTCTTCTTTGTGATATTCCCCATTTTTCTGCAAATTCCGCTGTTGTTAAATATTCCATACTTGTCCTCCATAAAATCAACAACAAACAATAATTTATGTCTCTAGTCCTTTTTATCATCTTCATCAAAGATTTCTCTATTTGGATCTTCCAAATAATTCTTTAAATCCTTAATCTGTTTCTTTGTTATACACTCATCAAAATGATTACCATTGTACGTCGGATGAAGCACCGGATATTTTGCCTTTGTCTTTAGCAAATATTGATTGTTTATCATCCACTGAATAACTGCTCTCATGTCGTCTCTACTCATACCAGAATAAATTCCATATTCTGCTACTTCATTTAATTTGTGCTTAATGATCTGTTTACTTTCTCCACCACACAAAACAGTAATTAGTATAGAAATTCCAAAATAGTAGTTTTCACTTATATGACCTAAGCATGAACTAACATTTTTTAAAAGATCATATAAATCCTGTTCTCTATAACACTTATTCTTGTTGCTTATCTCTTCTTCTATTGGTTTTTTAATCTTTTCTATTGATACTGATTGCTCCTTATTTTTTTCTTCTAAAGGAATCTCTCTTACTGCTGAAACGAATGTTTCTGTGAAATTAGTTTCAATATTTTTCAGGGTAAGATATTCATTTGTACCTATTGTGTTATTACATCCAGTTTTATCATTTTTATAGTTTGTGCATCCCATGAAATACCCATTTCCTGCACTTTTTGCAATCAAATATCCATCTCGGCATTTGTCACACTTCATTATTGCAATTTTCCCAGCTTTAATATCATTTGTCATAAATCCGCACATTTCCTGATCATTTGTGCACATATAAAGCTTTAGGCCATATGCATTCTTATATCTGAACTGCAAAGGATAATCGCAGATAGGGCATATCTTTCTTGTGGAATTCTGCTTTATTTCCTCTTCGTTCCACTTCCCCTTCAGTACTACACTCTTATAATCACGCTTAATTTCAAGCAAGAACTCTGACGGATTTTGTTCCGGTGCAATAAAATAAACTCTATTTTTAGTTCTTGTCATAGCAACATAAAACAATCGTCTTTCCTCCGCGTAATCTATGGAGTTATCTCCCTTAATAACGAATGAAAGAACTGGATCATCCTCTATCTTAGATGGGAAGCCATAAGTCTCATTTTTTCCATTAACAACAATAAC from Anaerocolumna sp. AGMB13020 encodes the following:
- a CDS encoding DEAD/DEAH box helicase, translated to MTNEKLAEIRNGFETAYIDGTFSSNLAYKPQFVSNNYKEGKKVISSIEDELLVCDQFQISVAFITMGGLTPLLQTLEELEKKNIPGEILTTNYLNFSEPMALDKLNRLKNITIKMYDVEAAKEGFHTKGYIFKKEEIYRIIIGSSNITRSALTSNREWNTKLVSTDQGGLAIEVISEFKELWNSKYALNYDEFYENYKERYQIIKHQRKIAKQDEISTIDKYQLHPNNMQVGFIANLRKIIETGEERALLISATGTGKTYASAFAMRELGFKKVLFLVHRGQLARQTKKSYEKVFAKSVSMGLVGAGYSEYNCDYVFATIQTLNRDAHLLKYDSKTFDCIILDEAHHTSADTYQKVMNYFKPKLWLGMTATPDKRDDATYGKNIYEIFNHQIAYEIRLQQAMEENMLCTFHYFGITDISMLDEKQINTKKISGKDFNQLVGDERVRHIIRKANYYGYSGDRVKGLIFCSRIDESEILSEKFNQIINPATGELYRTIALNGNASEEERQDAFERLAMDADQSSEVRQPLDYIFSVEILNEGVDIVEVNQVIMLRPTQSPIVFIQQLGRGLRKAEEKEYVVILDFIGNYNNNFMIPIALSGDRSYNPDTIRKYVISGNSTIPGSSTVHFDEIAKDKIFSSIDKIKGMKSIIKESYISLKNKIGRVPYLLDFYENGEIDPLLIIREYKTYQSFLESVEKELYLGEVTEQELITLEYLSKTILSGARPYELEILKYLLDNDVINLDQIKQEFRMSYGYEIEMHSFENAIEVLKGKFVSNEDELKKYSHIDIIYYDEDSLLKRLKGFADRLRHKEFYKQVNDIVEVGLRRYKEKYSVDQAKNSPFVLYEKYSRRDVSLLMNCGKDLSSTMYGMKRIEDDAFIFVTYHKEESEDKNYVDGKPDYADAFEDNMIFRWDSQIGRGINSSYVKDVTTAQRKHLFVKKSDAETCFYYMGQFEVTEVEPARKKDNNGKERDITKFQMKMHNAVREDLLRYLQSKIKKEEVKVG
- a CDS encoding HNH endonuclease domain-containing protein produces the protein MLDDLFLDEKYYNTLDIEGFSRMMKDPSFCYKFYWLEAIVQLIAEDKTQATYEEIIDEMIINAWYSVLEFHLHLSGLFGDGVIKDNLEKAVLRLFKLSNLPNNANKVQIKNKLIEYAEDKELRVYKMELTKNVPYKALSGFANRGTEKIDLNSSAGRMMAYYNKLSQSEILLPYVFDGENGLNRTIIFNSGWIQMIQDSTVAILGWIQLEKIKWLQNNNPDVPGLVYKMAPMDEKMRKLNNVRKLWEAVLHLHPVVDVFKNEEIDRLNYDMDHFIPWSFVMNDELWNLMPMDSSWNSKKSNKLPQWDLFFGRFADNQYILYALIQEKPGVHKLYEACYRDNLHSIWANQELYRVGNSKEEFHRILEKNMRPVYDSAKRQGYEIWNIA
- a CDS encoding helix-turn-helix domain-containing protein: MEYLTTAEFAEKWGISQRRVGIYCKEGRLDGAMIKGKTWLIPADSKKPEDPRKEKMK